In Halobaculum limi, one DNA window encodes the following:
- a CDS encoding acyl-CoA dehydrogenase produces MDFALTTEQRQIRDMVAEFVDEEIKPRAGEIDETDEFPRDLVDEMAELGLMGMPFPEEYGGADLDYHSYALGLSEISRGSGGLGTVVAAHISLAGNMLYAFGNEEQKQEYLTPLAEGEDIGAFALSEAGAGSDVPAMETTAEKNGDGYVVNGGKLWISNGSVADTVTLFAKTDPDAGNKGISSFVVRPEEDDGFIVEGTEHKLGDKGCPTAELRFDDLYLPEDRLLGDEGDGFVQALKTLNGGRITIAARGVGIARAALDEAAEYATQREQFGGPISQFQAIQHKIADMDTKLQAAELLMHKAADLKIKGEPFIKEAAQAKLYASEISREVANEAIQIHGGYGYTKDFPVERFYRDAKLNEIYEGTSEVLRNTIAQQVLDE; encoded by the coding sequence ATGGACTTCGCCCTGACGACGGAGCAACGACAGATCCGCGATATGGTCGCGGAGTTCGTCGACGAGGAGATCAAACCGCGTGCCGGTGAGATCGACGAGACCGACGAGTTCCCGCGCGACCTGGTCGACGAGATGGCCGAGTTGGGCCTGATGGGGATGCCGTTCCCCGAAGAGTACGGCGGTGCAGACCTCGACTACCACAGCTACGCACTGGGTCTCTCGGAGATCTCCCGTGGCTCCGGCGGTCTCGGTACCGTCGTCGCCGCGCACATCTCGCTGGCGGGCAATATGTTGTACGCCTTCGGGAACGAGGAGCAGAAACAGGAGTACCTCACGCCACTCGCAGAGGGCGAGGACATCGGCGCGTTCGCGCTCTCGGAGGCCGGCGCTGGGTCGGACGTCCCCGCGATGGAGACCACCGCCGAGAAGAACGGCGACGGCTACGTGGTCAACGGCGGCAAACTCTGGATCTCCAACGGCTCCGTCGCCGACACGGTGACGCTGTTCGCCAAGACCGACCCCGACGCCGGCAACAAGGGTATCTCCTCGTTCGTCGTGCGCCCCGAGGAGGACGACGGCTTCATCGTCGAAGGCACGGAGCACAAACTCGGAGACAAGGGCTGTCCCACCGCCGAACTCCGCTTCGACGACCTGTACCTCCCAGAGGACCGCCTGCTCGGCGACGAGGGCGACGGCTTCGTGCAGGCGCTGAAGACGCTCAACGGCGGCCGCATCACCATCGCCGCCCGCGGCGTCGGCATCGCGCGGGCCGCGCTCGACGAGGCGGCCGAGTACGCCACTCAGCGCGAGCAGTTCGGCGGCCCCATCTCGCAGTTCCAGGCGATCCAGCACAAGATCGCGGACATGGACACGAAACTCCAGGCGGCCGAGTTGCTGATGCACAAAGCCGCAGACCTGAAGATCAAGGGTGAGCCGTTCATCAAGGAAGCAGCGCAGGCGAAACTGTACGCCAGTGAGATCAGTCGCGAGGTCGCCAACGAGGCGATCCAGATCCACGGCGGCTACGGCTACACGAAGGACTTCCCGGTCGAGCGGTTCTACCGCGACGCCAAACTCAACGAGATCTACGAGGGGACCAGCGAGGTGCTGCGCAACACCATCGCGCAGCAAGTGCTGGACGAGTGA
- a CDS encoding mechanosensitive ion channel family protein — MSRLGGDSLLQTGTPTVTPGSSPPTGGGESAAGAVLTTPIASLLASLGVPRGLAEVLGSGITFVVVLGAFYLASRLFVVPLVDRVLEGRGLDTHAKRPLRKITNVVVVFVGIAVGFGFAGYGDFLQSLATVAAAATLAIGFAMQDVIKNFVAGIFIFTDRPFRIGDWIEWDGNSGIVEDISFRVSRVRTFDNELLTVPNSQLTDGVIKNPVAKDTLRLQFLFGIGYGDDIEHATEIIVEEAERHPEILSDPAPSVRLTELGDSYVGLKSRVWIANPSRADFVKTRGEYVTNVKQRFDEEGIEIPFPQRDLSGNVELNTPTEGGAALGDD, encoded by the coding sequence ATGAGCCGTCTCGGCGGCGACTCACTGCTGCAGACGGGTACGCCGACTGTGACGCCCGGGTCGAGCCCTCCCACGGGCGGCGGTGAGAGTGCCGCGGGCGCGGTGCTCACGACCCCCATCGCGTCGTTGCTCGCGAGTCTCGGTGTTCCCCGAGGACTCGCAGAGGTGCTCGGAAGCGGCATCACGTTCGTCGTCGTTCTCGGCGCGTTCTACCTCGCGAGTCGCCTGTTCGTCGTGCCGTTGGTCGACCGCGTGTTGGAGGGTCGCGGCCTCGACACCCACGCCAAGCGCCCGCTTCGCAAGATAACGAACGTCGTCGTCGTGTTCGTCGGTATCGCCGTCGGCTTCGGCTTCGCCGGCTACGGCGACTTCCTCCAGTCGCTGGCGACCGTCGCCGCTGCGGCGACGCTCGCCATCGGTTTCGCGATGCAGGACGTGATCAAGAACTTCGTCGCGGGTATCTTCATCTTCACCGACCGCCCGTTCCGCATCGGCGACTGGATCGAGTGGGACGGAAACTCCGGCATCGTCGAAGACATCTCCTTCCGCGTCTCGCGCGTCCGCACGTTCGACAACGAACTGCTGACCGTGCCGAACTCCCAACTCACCGACGGCGTCATCAAGAACCCCGTCGCGAAGGATACGCTCCGCCTGCAGTTCCTGTTCGGCATCGGCTACGGCGACGACATCGAGCACGCCACCGAGATCATCGTCGAGGAGGCCGAACGCCACCCGGAGATCCTCTCTGATCCTGCGCCGTCGGTCCGCCTCACCGAACTCGGTGACTCCTACGTCGGCCTCAAGAGTCGCGTCTGGATCGCCAACCCCTCGCGCGCCGACTTCGTGAAGACGCGCGGCGAGTACGTGACGAACGTGAAACAGCGCTTCGACGAGGAGGGTATCGAGATTCCGTTCCCGCAGCGGGATCTGTCGGGCAACGTAGAACTGAACACGCCCACCGAGGGTGGCGCGGCGCTGGGCGACGACTGA
- a CDS encoding YhbY family RNA-binding protein → MTDQDLRKQAHDLDVTVWVGKKGVGAVVDELDDQLKDRDLVKVKFHRSAQAGTDVDELAADLADQVSADLVETRGHTAVLHR, encoded by the coding sequence ATGACTGATCAAGACCTCCGAAAGCAGGCCCACGACCTCGACGTGACCGTCTGGGTCGGCAAGAAGGGTGTCGGCGCGGTCGTCGACGAACTCGACGACCAGTTGAAAGACCGCGACCTCGTGAAGGTGAAGTTCCACCGCTCGGCGCAGGCGGGCACCGACGTCGACGAACTCGCGGCCGACCTCGCAGACCAAGTGTCGGCAGACCTCGTGGAGACGCGCGGCCACACGGCGGTCCTCCATAGATGA
- a CDS encoding ribonuclease P protein component 4, with protein sequence MDDATIAEERIDRLAAFARSMTRAGEDDLAREAVRLARRIAERHRCGVPRRFERFTCDACDAYLIPGRNARVRLQEGSHVVIRCDCGATERYPYR encoded by the coding sequence ATGGACGACGCCACCATCGCCGAAGAGCGGATCGACCGCCTCGCGGCGTTCGCCCGGTCGATGACCCGTGCCGGCGAGGACGACCTCGCCCGCGAGGCGGTTCGACTGGCACGTCGCATCGCCGAGCGACATCGCTGTGGCGTCCCGCGCCGCTTCGAGCGGTTCACCTGCGACGCCTGCGACGCGTACCTCATCCCGGGACGCAACGCCCGCGTCCGCCTGCAGGAGGGGAGTCACGTCGTGATCCGCTGTGACTGTGGTGCGACCGAGCGCTACCCGTATCGCTGA
- a CDS encoding NAD(P)H-hydrate dehydratase yields the protein MITSERMAMVDRNAAALGVPRKQLMESSGNAVARAFRERASPGDRVLLVCGRGNNGGDAAVAARFLDEFDVHAVLLGRPETITTRIARENWDALDRAELPTTTCTDSRAFDLDEYNPDVVVDAMLGTGVTGALREPEATVARQVNTADVDVVSVDVPSGVDADTGEAAGIAVDADAVVTFHDDKPGLANLDAEVTVADIGIPEGAETFVGPGDLHALDRDADSHKGDNGEVLVVGGGPYTGAPALSARAALRAGADLVRVACPEYVAREIQGYGPDLIVRPFAGDHLAPKHVDQILDLAAGHDTVVFGPGLGDEAATLDAVAKFLAAYDGLAVVDADALQVVPEVDTDAELICTPHQGELRKMGGTTADDWRERVEHVREFAADLGHTLLVKGRYDVISDGEETRVGRTGNPGMTVGGTGDVLAGVTGALAAQIDSSVQAAALAAYANGRAGDAAAEMYGDGLAASDLPDRIPQALRDEGEGE from the coding sequence ATGATCACCTCCGAGCGAATGGCGATGGTCGACCGCAACGCCGCTGCCCTCGGCGTCCCCCGCAAACAGTTGATGGAGTCGTCGGGCAACGCCGTCGCCCGCGCGTTTCGTGAGCGAGCGAGTCCGGGCGACCGCGTCCTCCTCGTGTGCGGGCGGGGCAACAACGGCGGCGACGCGGCCGTCGCCGCACGCTTTCTCGATGAGTTCGACGTCCACGCCGTCCTCCTCGGCCGACCCGAGACCATCACGACCCGAATTGCCCGCGAGAACTGGGACGCACTCGACCGCGCGGAACTTCCGACGACGACGTGCACCGACTCGCGGGCGTTCGATCTCGACGAGTACAACCCAGATGTCGTCGTCGACGCGATGCTCGGAACGGGTGTCACGGGCGCGCTTCGCGAACCTGAGGCGACGGTCGCGCGCCAGGTCAACACCGCCGACGTGGACGTGGTCTCGGTCGACGTGCCCTCCGGCGTCGACGCCGACACGGGCGAGGCCGCGGGCATCGCAGTCGATGCCGACGCGGTCGTCACCTTCCACGACGACAAACCCGGCCTCGCGAACCTCGACGCCGAGGTGACGGTCGCGGACATCGGCATCCCCGAGGGCGCGGAGACGTTCGTCGGTCCGGGCGACCTGCACGCACTCGACCGCGACGCCGACTCTCACAAAGGCGACAACGGCGAGGTTCTCGTCGTCGGCGGCGGTCCCTACACCGGCGCACCCGCCCTCTCCGCGCGGGCGGCGCTTCGCGCGGGTGCAGACCTCGTCCGCGTCGCCTGTCCCGAGTACGTCGCTCGCGAGATACAGGGGTACGGCCCCGACCTGATCGTCCGACCATTCGCTGGCGACCACCTCGCGCCGAAACACGTCGACCAGATTCTCGACCTCGCGGCCGGGCACGACACGGTCGTGTTCGGGCCGGGACTCGGCGACGAGGCGGCGACGCTCGACGCGGTGGCGAAGTTCCTCGCGGCGTACGACGGCCTCGCGGTCGTCGACGCCGACGCCCTGCAGGTTGTTCCCGAGGTCGACACCGACGCCGAACTGATCTGCACGCCCCACCAAGGCGAACTGCGGAAGATGGGCGGGACGACGGCCGACGACTGGCGCGAACGGGTCGAACACGTTCGCGAGTTCGCTGCGGATCTGGGGCACACGCTCCTCGTGAAGGGCCGCTACGACGTCATCTCCGACGGCGAGGAGACTCGTGTGGGCCGGACCGGGAACCCGGGGATGACCGTCGGTGGGACGGGCGACGTCCTCGCGGGCGTGACGGGTGCGCTCGCGGCACAGATCGACTCGTCGGTGCAGGCGGCGGCGCTGGCGGCGTACGCGAACGGTCGCGCGGGCGACGCCGCGGCGGAGATGTACGGCGACGGCCTCGCGGCGTCGGACCTGCCGGATCGCATCCCCCAAGCCCTCCGAGACGAAGGTGAGGGCGAATGA
- the moaC gene encoding cyclic pyranopterin monophosphate synthase MoaC, with translation MTDPSDSNTSDAADPDDDLTHTDEAGDVQMVNVGEKPDTARRAVARGTIHLTESTVDAVRGNEVKKGDVLATARVGAVQAVKHTWETIPMCHQIPITNVDTKFVVHDDRIDLEVAVETTGKTGCEMEALEGVTTGLNVVWDMVKAAEKDVTGGYPDTRITDVEVVSKEKTTLE, from the coding sequence ATGACCGATCCATCCGATTCCAATACGAGCGACGCGGCCGACCCCGACGACGACCTCACCCACACTGACGAGGCGGGCGACGTGCAGATGGTGAACGTCGGCGAGAAACCCGACACCGCCCGCCGAGCGGTCGCTCGCGGCACGATCCACCTGACGGAGTCGACCGTCGACGCCGTCCGCGGCAACGAGGTGAAGAAGGGCGACGTCCTCGCGACCGCTCGCGTCGGCGCGGTGCAGGCGGTGAAACACACCTGGGAGACCATCCCGATGTGTCACCAAATTCCGATCACGAATGTCGACACCAAGTTCGTCGTCCACGACGACCGCATCGACCTCGAAGTCGCGGTCGAGACGACCGGCAAGACCGGGTGTGAGATGGAGGCGCTGGAGGGCGTTACCACCGGCTTGAACGTCGTCTGGGATATGGTGAAAGCCGCCGAGAAGGATGTGACCGGCGGCTACCCCGACACGCGGATCACGGACGTCGAAGTCGTGAGCAAAGAGAAGACCACACTGGAGTAA
- a CDS encoding ribosome assembly factor SBDS — translation MISLDEAVTARLESHGTRFEVLIDPDAALAMKRGEFDGDLEDVIAAEDVFENASRGDRPPEEDVEEVFGTTDPMEIIPEIVRRGEIQITAEQRKEMLEQKKKQLINKITRNAVNPQMDDAPHPPERIERALEEAGFTIDPMEPVENQIDDALDALRPVIPIRFDEVTIAVQLPANYAGSGQAKVREFGDLEREEWQSDGSWVGVVTFPAGLQNEFYDLVNEVSSGEADTRVVKEEDEISRR, via the coding sequence ATGATTTCACTCGACGAGGCCGTCACCGCACGCCTGGAATCCCACGGCACGCGCTTCGAAGTGCTCATCGACCCGGACGCGGCACTTGCGATGAAACGCGGGGAGTTCGATGGCGACTTGGAGGACGTCATCGCCGCCGAGGACGTCTTCGAGAACGCCTCGCGCGGCGACCGCCCGCCCGAGGAGGACGTCGAGGAGGTGTTCGGGACGACCGACCCGATGGAGATTATCCCGGAGATCGTGCGACGGGGAGAGATCCAGATCACCGCCGAACAACGCAAGGAGATGCTCGAACAGAAGAAGAAGCAACTCATCAACAAGATCACTCGCAACGCGGTGAACCCGCAGATGGACGACGCGCCGCACCCGCCCGAGCGGATCGAACGGGCACTGGAGGAGGCAGGGTTCACCATCGACCCGATGGAACCCGTCGAGAACCAGATCGACGACGCCCTCGACGCGCTTCGGCCGGTGATCCCCATCCGCTTCGACGAGGTGACCATCGCGGTGCAGTTGCCCGCGAACTACGCCGGATCCGGCCAGGCGAAGGTGCGCGAGTTCGGCGACCTGGAACGCGAGGAGTGGCAAAGCGACGGGTCGTGGGTCGGCGTCGTCACGTTCCCCGCCGGCCTGCAAAACGAGTTCTACGACCTCGTCAACGAGGTCTCGAGCGGCGAGGCTGACACGCGCGTCGTCAAAGAGG